From Neobacillus sp. PS2-9, the proteins below share one genomic window:
- the murD gene encoding UDP-N-acetylmuramoyl-L-alanine--D-glutamate ligase, with product MKQIESYRHKKILVLGLAKSGVTAAALLHKLGAFVTVNDKKPLSENPEAQGLLEQGIKVICGDHPIELLDEGFELIVKNPGIPYYNPMIEGALEKGIPVITEVELAYQISEAPFVGITGTNGKTTTTTLVYEMLNVGNKAPLIAGNIGTVASGVAQAATAENTIVIELSSFQLMGIETFNPKIAIITNLYDAHLDYHGTRKEYIEAKANITKNQTELEYLIVNADQEDTMEIARHSKASIIPFSTKMKLTNGAYIDEGWIVFNGERVMEIEEIALPGVHNLENILSAMAAAKLSGVDNKAIQEVLRTFTGVKHRLQYVGEISGRKFYNDSKATNILATVNALAAFDTPIILLAGGLDRGNEFDELLPYLKNVKAMITFGQTAPKLERVGNEAGIKTMKRVDNVDKAVPEAYRYSESGDVILLSPACASWDQYKTFEVRGDIFIEAVHKLK from the coding sequence TTGAAGCAGATTGAATCTTATCGTCATAAAAAAATACTTGTACTTGGTTTGGCAAAAAGCGGTGTAACCGCTGCTGCCCTACTTCATAAGCTAGGTGCGTTTGTAACAGTTAATGATAAAAAACCACTATCAGAAAATCCTGAGGCACAAGGGTTGTTAGAACAGGGGATTAAAGTGATATGTGGGGATCACCCGATTGAACTTCTTGATGAAGGGTTCGAGTTGATTGTGAAAAATCCTGGTATTCCTTATTACAATCCAATGATTGAAGGAGCACTAGAAAAGGGAATACCAGTTATAACAGAGGTAGAACTCGCTTACCAAATTTCAGAAGCACCATTTGTCGGTATCACTGGAACGAACGGAAAAACGACAACAACAACTTTGGTTTATGAAATGTTAAATGTCGGAAATAAAGCACCGTTAATAGCTGGAAATATCGGAACGGTGGCTTCTGGTGTTGCTCAAGCAGCAACCGCAGAAAATACCATTGTCATTGAATTATCATCCTTTCAATTAATGGGGATTGAAACATTTAATCCGAAAATCGCCATCATTACCAACCTTTATGATGCCCATTTAGACTATCATGGGACTAGAAAAGAGTATATTGAAGCAAAGGCTAATATCACAAAAAACCAAACTGAACTGGAATACCTAATCGTAAATGCGGATCAAGAAGATACGATGGAAATTGCCCGTCACTCCAAAGCCAGCATCATTCCTTTTTCCACTAAAATGAAGCTGACGAATGGAGCATATATTGACGAAGGCTGGATCGTTTTTAATGGTGAAAGGGTAATGGAAATAGAAGAAATTGCGTTACCTGGAGTACATAACCTTGAAAACATCTTATCTGCTATGGCAGCTGCTAAACTATCGGGTGTGGATAATAAGGCTATTCAAGAAGTACTTCGAACGTTTACGGGTGTCAAACATCGTTTGCAATACGTTGGTGAAATAAGTGGGAGAAAATTTTATAATGACTCAAAAGCAACCAATATTTTAGCAACAGTGAATGCACTTGCTGCATTTGATACTCCTATTATTCTCCTTGCCGGCGGACTTGATCGGGGTAATGAATTTGACGAGCTCCTTCCATATTTGAAAAATGTGAAAGCAATGATTACTTTTGGACAAACGGCACCTAAGTTGGAACGTGTAGGTAACGAGGCGGGAATAAAAACAATGAAGCGTGTCGATAATGTTGACAAGGCAGTGCCTGAAGCTTATCGATACTCTGAATCAGGGGATGTTATATTGCTATCCCCAGCATGTGCTAGCTGGGATCAATATAAAACTTTTGAAGTCAGGGGAGACATTTTTATCGAAGCGGTGCATAAGCTTAAGTAA
- the mraZ gene encoding division/cell wall cluster transcriptional repressor MraZ produces MFMGEYHHSIDNKGRLIVPSKFRDELGDMFIITRGLDQCLFGYPVSEWGLIEEKLKGLPLTKKDARAFTRFFFSGATESELDKQGRINIPTPLLQYAKLEKECVILGVSNRIEIWSKQIWEDYFTQSEESFAEIAENMIGFDI; encoded by the coding sequence ATGTTCATGGGTGAATACCATCACAGCATTGATAATAAAGGCCGATTGATTGTGCCCTCCAAATTCCGAGATGAACTTGGCGACATGTTTATCATTACTCGTGGATTGGATCAATGTTTATTTGGTTACCCAGTATCAGAGTGGGGACTTATTGAAGAGAAATTAAAAGGCTTACCTCTGACAAAAAAGGATGCCCGTGCTTTTACTCGTTTCTTCTTTTCAGGAGCAACAGAGAGTGAACTTGATAAGCAAGGAAGAATAAATATTCCTACACCACTTTTGCAATATGCAAAGCTAGAAAAAGAATGCGTAATTTTGGGTGTTTCCAATCGAATCGAAATTTGGAGTAAACAGATTTGGGAAGACTATTTTACACAGTCTGAAGAATCTTTTGCGGAAATTGCAGAAAATATGATTGGCTTTGATATATAA
- a CDS encoding penicillin-binding protein, whose protein sequence is MSKKQPYMNAGAAILFVIFGLLFFVLLFRYYSIQITGEVGGQPLAAKAQQKYNREGTLAAARGQIFDRNGEVIAEDTAAYTLIAIVDKKMTTNPKKPQHVKNPRKTAKELAKYIQMDETEIYSILTKGISKGRFQVEFGKAGKDITHQTKKEIEALELPGITFIRDSKRFYPNGMFASHVVGYADRVEQKDQTYKSIGKMGIEKSLNTELTGVDGKINYESDLWGYLLPDGKEKITPAKNGNDVYLTIDKKIQTFLEDAMNKVAKDYKPKKIIAIVADPKTGEILAMGQRPSFHPKTKEGIDKSWHNEAVETSFEPGSTMKIFTLAAAVQENVFNPNEYYQSGSYKVTNKDKAIHDHNGSGWGSISYLEGVQRSSNVAFAKIAKEKLGFERFREYLTKFGFDKPTGIELPDETSGKIQFTYPIEKITTAYGQGTAITPIQQIQAATAIANGGKMLQPHVVEKIVNHDTGETIKEVSPEVVSTPISAETASKVRDILETVVTSPKGTGGRYKIEGYSVAGKTGTANIPGPNGKYIKGVNGYMFSFLGMAPKDDPKLIVYVAVQEPVLEGLEAGQGAIPVSGVFNPVMQNSLHYLNIQPSVLEKASINKMANLKGHSVTDTVKDLKEKGFETVVLGNGTEIIGQLPKAGTTILEGEKVILQTNGELTAPDMTGWSLRDVMKVASLAGLKLNSKGKGYVAQQNLKPKSPLKEGDFLIVDLKTPEEQWNEEKEASTDKGKEQTDDKEEKVKD, encoded by the coding sequence ATGAGCAAGAAACAGCCCTATATGAATGCTGGAGCAGCGATATTGTTTGTAATATTCGGCCTGCTCTTTTTTGTATTACTTTTTAGATATTACTCAATCCAAATTACTGGAGAAGTAGGAGGACAGCCTCTTGCTGCGAAAGCACAGCAGAAGTATAACAGGGAAGGGACACTGGCAGCAGCTAGGGGACAAATCTTCGATCGGAATGGTGAGGTAATCGCCGAGGATACGGCAGCGTATACATTAATCGCTATTGTTGATAAAAAAATGACGACAAACCCTAAAAAGCCTCAACATGTTAAAAATCCGCGGAAAACGGCAAAAGAACTAGCTAAATATATTCAAATGGATGAAACCGAGATTTATAGTATCCTAACAAAGGGAATTTCCAAAGGAAGATTTCAAGTAGAGTTCGGCAAGGCTGGTAAAGATATTACGCATCAAACGAAGAAAGAAATTGAAGCCTTAGAACTCCCAGGTATTACTTTTATCCGTGATTCAAAACGGTTTTATCCAAATGGAATGTTCGCATCTCATGTAGTGGGGTATGCTGATCGTGTTGAACAAAAGGATCAAACCTATAAATCAATTGGAAAAATGGGAATTGAGAAATCATTAAACACGGAATTAACCGGAGTCGATGGTAAGATTAATTATGAGAGTGATCTATGGGGCTATTTACTGCCGGATGGAAAAGAGAAAATTACACCAGCAAAAAATGGAAATGATGTGTACTTAACAATTGATAAAAAAATTCAAACCTTTTTAGAAGATGCAATGAACAAAGTGGCAAAAGATTATAAGCCTAAAAAAATCATTGCCATTGTTGCAGATCCAAAAACAGGTGAGATTTTAGCGATGGGTCAGCGTCCGTCCTTTCACCCAAAAACAAAAGAAGGGATAGATAAAAGCTGGCATAATGAAGCGGTAGAAACATCATTTGAACCTGGTTCTACTATGAAGATTTTCACATTAGCTGCAGCAGTCCAGGAGAATGTCTTCAATCCAAATGAATACTATCAATCAGGGTCATATAAAGTGACAAATAAGGATAAAGCGATTCATGACCATAATGGCTCAGGATGGGGAAGTATTTCATACTTAGAGGGAGTTCAGCGTTCTTCTAACGTTGCCTTCGCAAAAATAGCAAAAGAAAAATTGGGCTTTGAAAGGTTCAGAGAATACTTAACTAAATTTGGCTTTGATAAACCAACGGGAATTGAACTACCAGATGAAACATCTGGTAAAATCCAGTTCACCTATCCAATTGAAAAAATTACTACTGCATATGGACAAGGAACGGCGATTACACCGATTCAACAAATTCAAGCAGCCACAGCCATTGCTAATGGTGGAAAGATGTTGCAACCTCATGTGGTTGAAAAGATTGTCAATCATGATACAGGTGAAACCATTAAAGAGGTTTCACCAGAGGTGGTATCAACTCCAATTTCTGCTGAAACAGCAAGTAAGGTGCGAGATATTCTTGAAACAGTTGTTACCTCGCCTAAGGGTACTGGTGGCCGTTACAAAATCGAGGGTTATAGTGTTGCAGGCAAAACTGGAACCGCTAATATTCCAGGACCTAATGGTAAATATATAAAAGGGGTAAACGGTTATATGTTTTCCTTCTTAGGGATGGCACCAAAGGACGACCCTAAATTAATCGTATATGTAGCTGTCCAGGAGCCAGTATTGGAAGGCTTGGAGGCAGGACAAGGGGCGATTCCTGTATCTGGCGTTTTTAATCCTGTGATGCAAAATAGCCTACACTATTTAAATATACAGCCTTCTGTCCTGGAAAAGGCATCGATTAATAAGATGGCAAATCTAAAAGGACACTCCGTTACTGATACCGTTAAGGACTTAAAGGAAAAAGGTTTTGAAACGGTTGTGCTTGGAAACGGAACAGAAATAATTGGACAACTTCCTAAGGCAGGGACAACTATATTAGAAGGGGAAAAGGTAATCCTCCAAACAAATGGAGAATTAACCGCACCGGATATGACCGGTTGGTCACTAAGAGATGTGATGAAGGTGGCGAGCCTTGCTGGCCTTAAGCTCAATTCTAAAGGAAAAGGATATGTAGCCCAGCAAAATCTTAAACCAAAATCACCTCTTAAAGAGGGTGATTTCCTCATTGTTGATTTGAAAACCCCTGAAGAACAGTGGAATGAAGAAAAAGAAGCATCGACTGATAAGGGGAAGGAACAAACCGATGACAAGGAAGAAAAGGTAAAAGATTGA
- a CDS encoding stage V sporulation protein D, with translation MRVSNVTVRKRLMIALFVGFLTFLIIDVRLGYVQFVLGDMLTDRAKGSWSRNIPFEPERGQIVDRNGIPLATNISAPTVYVIPRQIKDPATTAEKLASVLNMSRENAYREITKRASSVRIKEGRKISHEKAKEIRALGLEGVYIGEDSKRHYPNGSYLSHVLGFTGVDNQGLMGLEQYYDKELNGERGAVKFYANAKGERMNSMADDYEQPVNGLDLKLTIDSKIQTIVERELDIAEAKYNPDGIVAIAMNPNNGEILAMSSRPTFDPANFRNVPQEIYNRNLPVWSTYEPGSTFKIITLAAALNEGKVNLEKEHFHDSGSVQVAGARLKCWKRGGHGDQSFLEVVQNSCNPGFVELGERLGKDKLFKYIKDFGFGQKTGIDLQGEGTGILFNLNRVGPVEQATTAFGQGVSVTPIQQVTAVSAAINGGILYKPYIAKELIDPVTKEVVMRNTPVEKRRVITEETSKEIRHALESVVAQGTGGKAFVEGYRVGGKTGTAQKAQNGRYLENNFIVSFMGFAPADDPQIVVYVAVDNPKGVTAFGGTVTAPIVGAIMKDSLSAMGIEPRKDQIEKEIKWPDTPLLTLPDLVGLTKGELQEQMINLRIDPSGEGDVVVRQSPSPGTKVKEGSKIRLYFGKGD, from the coding sequence ATGCGTGTTTCAAATGTTACTGTCCGTAAGAGACTAATGATTGCACTATTCGTTGGATTCCTGACCTTCTTAATTATTGATGTTAGACTTGGATATGTACAATTTGTTCTAGGGGATATGTTAACCGATCGAGCAAAGGGATCCTGGAGTCGGAATATTCCTTTTGAACCAGAGCGGGGACAAATTGTCGACCGGAACGGGATCCCATTAGCAACAAATATTAGTGCACCAACTGTATATGTCATTCCGCGGCAGATTAAGGATCCTGCGACAACTGCTGAAAAGCTGGCATCCGTATTAAATATGTCGAGAGAAAATGCTTATCGTGAAATTACTAAACGTGCATCATCTGTACGGATTAAAGAAGGCAGGAAAATCTCACATGAAAAGGCAAAAGAAATTAGAGCTCTGGGACTTGAAGGTGTATATATAGGTGAGGACTCAAAGCGGCATTATCCGAATGGGAGTTATCTATCACACGTTCTTGGTTTTACAGGTGTGGATAACCAAGGATTAATGGGACTTGAGCAGTACTATGATAAAGAGTTAAATGGTGAACGGGGTGCGGTTAAATTCTATGCGAATGCCAAAGGGGAGCGCATGAATAGCATGGCCGATGATTATGAGCAACCAGTCAATGGTCTTGATTTAAAGCTGACAATAGATTCGAAAATACAAACCATTGTGGAAAGAGAGCTTGATATTGCAGAGGCGAAATACAATCCAGACGGAATAGTAGCTATTGCCATGAATCCTAATAATGGTGAAATCCTAGCCATGTCGAGCAGACCGACTTTCGATCCAGCTAATTTTCGAAATGTACCGCAGGAAATATATAACAGGAACCTCCCTGTCTGGTCTACTTACGAACCAGGTTCTACTTTTAAAATTATTACACTCGCAGCTGCGTTGAATGAAGGAAAGGTTAATCTGGAAAAGGAACATTTTCATGATTCTGGTTCAGTTCAAGTGGCGGGTGCACGGTTAAAATGCTGGAAAAGGGGTGGACATGGGGACCAATCCTTTTTAGAAGTAGTACAAAACTCTTGTAACCCAGGTTTTGTAGAATTAGGTGAGCGTCTAGGCAAGGATAAACTCTTTAAATATATAAAGGATTTTGGTTTTGGTCAGAAAACCGGAATTGATTTACAAGGGGAAGGGACAGGGATTCTATTCAATCTAAATCGGGTAGGTCCGGTTGAACAAGCTACTACCGCTTTTGGACAAGGGGTATCCGTTACACCGATCCAGCAAGTAACCGCAGTATCTGCTGCCATAAATGGTGGGATATTATACAAACCGTATATTGCAAAAGAATTAATTGATCCTGTTACGAAAGAAGTGGTTATGAGGAATACTCCTGTTGAAAAGAGAAGAGTTATAACCGAGGAAACATCGAAAGAAATCCGCCATGCCCTTGAGAGTGTGGTCGCACAGGGAACTGGAGGAAAAGCGTTTGTGGAAGGTTACCGTGTTGGCGGAAAGACGGGTACCGCCCAAAAGGCTCAAAACGGGAGATACTTGGAAAATAACTTTATTGTTTCCTTTATGGGTTTTGCACCTGCGGATGATCCCCAAATAGTGGTTTATGTTGCGGTTGATAATCCTAAAGGGGTTACCGCATTTGGTGGTACCGTCACTGCACCGATTGTAGGTGCAATCATGAAGGATAGTTTAAGTGCAATGGGAATAGAACCTCGTAAAGATCAAATCGAAAAAGAAATAAAGTGGCCAGATACGCCTTTATTAACATTACCTGACCTTGTGGGTCTCACAAAAGGCGAACTTCAGGAGCAGATGATTAACTTAAGAATTGATCCTAGCGGAGAAGGGGATGTGGTTGTTAGACAATCCCCTAGCCCAGGAACAAAAGTAAAAGAAGGATCCAAAATAAGGTTATACTTTGGAAAAGGGGACTAA
- the mraY gene encoding phospho-N-acetylmuramoyl-pentapeptide-transferase, with translation MKEQVIFFTIVMGFLISVLLSPIFIPFLRRLKFGQSIREEGPKSHQKKSGTPTMGGVMILFSIIITTLVMIGKFSDQISITTFLLLFVTFGFGLLGFLDDFIKVVLKRNLGLTSKQKLLGQIIISVVFYLIFKHTGQSTEIKLPFGDYSFDLGWTYVLLIIFWLVGFSNAVNLTDGLDGLVSGTAAIAFGAFAVLAWNQNNFEIAVFSVAVVGAVLGFLVFNAHPAKVFMGDTGSLALGGAIAAIAILTKLEILLIIIGGVFVIETLSVILQVISFKTTGKRIFRMSPLHHHYELVGWSEWRVVVTFWSVGLIFAVLGIYIEVWL, from the coding sequence ATGAAGGAGCAAGTTATTTTCTTCACAATTGTTATGGGATTTTTAATTTCGGTTTTACTTTCTCCGATTTTTATTCCCTTCTTACGAAGGTTGAAATTTGGACAAAGCATTAGGGAAGAAGGTCCTAAATCACACCAAAAAAAATCAGGTACGCCTACAATGGGCGGTGTCATGATTTTATTTTCTATTATTATTACAACGCTAGTAATGATAGGGAAATTTTCTGATCAAATCTCTATTACAACATTTTTATTACTATTTGTTACTTTTGGCTTTGGTCTGCTAGGATTTTTAGATGATTTTATTAAAGTGGTATTAAAACGGAATTTAGGATTGACTTCAAAGCAAAAACTATTAGGTCAAATCATTATTTCTGTTGTCTTCTACCTAATATTCAAACATACAGGACAGTCAACTGAAATAAAACTCCCATTTGGCGATTATTCCTTTGATTTAGGATGGACTTATGTTTTACTCATTATTTTTTGGCTTGTTGGTTTTTCCAACGCAGTTAACCTAACAGATGGACTAGACGGCTTGGTGTCAGGCACCGCGGCTATTGCTTTTGGTGCATTTGCTGTATTAGCGTGGAATCAAAATAATTTTGAAATTGCAGTGTTTTCAGTGGCAGTAGTGGGTGCTGTACTGGGCTTTCTGGTTTTTAACGCACATCCCGCGAAGGTATTCATGGGGGACACAGGCTCACTTGCACTTGGTGGTGCCATTGCTGCAATAGCCATTTTGACTAAGCTTGAAATCTTGTTAATTATCATCGGGGGCGTCTTTGTCATCGAAACACTTTCGGTCATTCTACAGGTCATATCGTTTAAAACAACGGGTAAGCGAATTTTCCGAATGAGTCCCCTACATCACCATTATGAATTAGTGGGTTGGTCAGAATGGAGAGTAGTTGTTACCTTTTGGAGTGTTGGACTAATTTTTGCAGTACTTGGAATCTATATAGAGGTGTGGTTGTAA
- a CDS encoding UDP-N-acetylmuramoyl-L-alanyl-D-glutamate--2,6-diaminopimelate ligase: protein MKLQELLKSLHPIVPFKGGNPEITSIENDNRKVQKGSLFICIKGYTVDGHDFAESAVENGAVAVLAERPLAIDVPVILVKDTTRSMSVLADAFYEQPTKKLHLIGITGTNGKTTTSHLIEKIFADAGKKTGIIGTMYTKIGEQILETKNTTPESLTLQKTFNQMVEAGVDSAVMEVSSHALDMGRVHGCDYDVAVFTNLSQDHLDYHKTMEEYKRAKSLLFSQLGNTYNHRQPKFAILNADDPASEMYQRSTAAHVVTYGIDNQSDIQAQNIQMTPKGTTFNLVINEYSYPIQMHLIGKFSVYNVLASIASALVSGIELNKIIESIEGVKGVAGRFELVNAGQDFSVIVDYAHTPDSLENVLKTIQHFAKKRIFVIVGCGGDRDRTKRPLMAQIACRLATDPILTSDNPRSEDPIAILKEMEEGVQGESYQVIPDRKEAIFTAINNATTGDVILIAGKGHETYQIIGNVVHDFDDRLIAREAIEGR from the coding sequence ATGAAACTACAAGAGCTACTAAAGTCTTTGCACCCAATCGTGCCCTTCAAAGGGGGAAATCCTGAAATTACATCGATTGAAAATGACAATCGGAAGGTGCAAAAAGGGAGCTTATTTATTTGTATTAAAGGCTACACTGTGGACGGCCATGATTTTGCAGAATCTGCTGTAGAAAATGGTGCGGTTGCCGTTTTAGCTGAACGCCCATTAGCAATAGATGTACCTGTTATCCTTGTAAAGGATACTACAAGATCAATGTCTGTACTTGCGGATGCCTTTTATGAACAGCCAACGAAAAAGCTGCATTTAATTGGAATCACAGGCACAAATGGAAAAACCACTACCAGTCATTTGATTGAAAAAATATTTGCCGATGCAGGTAAGAAAACAGGAATCATAGGTACAATGTATACGAAAATTGGTGAACAGATACTGGAAACGAAAAACACAACTCCAGAAAGTTTGACGCTTCAAAAAACGTTCAACCAAATGGTTGAGGCAGGTGTCGATTCAGCCGTAATGGAAGTTTCTTCACATGCACTTGACATGGGAAGAGTCCATGGTTGTGATTATGATGTAGCAGTGTTCACAAATCTTTCTCAGGACCACCTTGATTACCACAAAACGATGGAAGAATACAAACGTGCTAAAAGCTTATTGTTTTCCCAACTCGGTAATACTTATAATCATAGACAGCCTAAATTTGCTATTTTGAATGCCGATGACCCAGCATCTGAAATGTATCAAAGATCAACCGCTGCACATGTTGTTACATATGGTATCGACAACCAATCTGATATTCAAGCACAAAACATACAAATGACTCCTAAGGGTACTACATTTAATTTAGTTATAAATGAGTACAGTTACCCCATTCAAATGCATCTAATTGGAAAATTCAGTGTTTATAACGTTTTAGCAAGCATTGCTTCTGCGCTAGTTTCAGGGATTGAATTGAATAAGATTATTGAATCCATAGAGGGAGTTAAGGGTGTGGCTGGACGGTTTGAATTGGTTAATGCAGGACAAGATTTTTCAGTAATCGTGGATTACGCTCACACACCAGATAGCCTAGAAAATGTGTTGAAAACCATTCAGCACTTCGCAAAGAAAAGGATTTTTGTCATTGTCGGCTGTGGGGGAGATCGTGACCGCACGAAACGTCCATTAATGGCTCAAATTGCCTGCCGCTTAGCTACTGACCCTATTCTTACTTCGGATAATCCAAGAAGTGAAGACCCGATCGCGATTTTGAAGGAAATGGAAGAAGGGGTACAAGGTGAAAGCTACCAGGTTATACCTGATCGAAAAGAAGCAATATTTACTGCAATTAACAATGCAACGACTGGTGATGTCATTTTAATTGCCGGTAAAGGACATGAAACCTATCAGATTATTGGTAATGTTGTACATGATTTTGATGATAGGCTGATTGCTCGGGAAGCAATCGAGGGGAGATAG
- the rsmH gene encoding 16S rRNA (cytosine(1402)-N(4))-methyltransferase RsmH encodes MFEHTTVLLKEAVDGLNIKSDGIYVDCTLGGAGHSSLILSRLGDNGKLFAFDQDEIAIAHAKEKLSEYGSRLEIVKSNFLYLKEELESRGIYKVDGVLYDLGVSSPQLDTPERGFSYHHDAPLDMRMDNEADTSAYDVINHWAYEDLVRIFFRYGEEKFSKQIARKIEAARQVKPIETTFELVELIKAGIPAPARRKGGHPAKRIFQAVRIAVNDELAVFEQSLNQAIDLLNPEGRISVITFHSLEDRICKAAFKKASEIPNLPPGLPIIPDEYKPILKLVSRKPILPSEEELEENNRARSAKLRIAEKL; translated from the coding sequence ATGTTTGAACATACAACTGTGTTATTAAAAGAAGCTGTTGACGGACTAAATATTAAGTCGGATGGTATTTATGTTGATTGTACTTTGGGTGGGGCTGGACATAGTTCGCTCATACTCTCAAGACTTGGCGACAATGGTAAATTGTTTGCATTTGACCAAGATGAAATAGCAATCGCACATGCTAAAGAGAAATTATCTGAATACGGTAGTCGATTAGAGATTGTTAAAAGCAATTTCTTGTACTTAAAAGAGGAACTTGAAAGTCGCGGGATTTATAAAGTTGATGGGGTTCTTTATGACCTAGGGGTTTCGTCTCCACAATTAGACACGCCTGAACGAGGTTTTAGTTACCATCATGATGCGCCCTTGGATATGAGAATGGACAATGAAGCAGATACTTCTGCATATGATGTCATCAACCATTGGGCATATGAAGATTTAGTTCGAATCTTTTTCCGCTATGGTGAGGAGAAGTTCTCAAAACAAATTGCTCGAAAAATTGAAGCAGCAAGACAAGTAAAACCGATTGAAACAACTTTTGAATTAGTTGAATTAATTAAGGCAGGAATCCCTGCACCGGCAAGAAGAAAAGGGGGACATCCTGCAAAAAGGATTTTTCAAGCAGTCAGAATTGCTGTTAACGATGAATTAGCAGTTTTTGAACAATCATTAAATCAAGCGATTGATTTGCTAAACCCTGAGGGAAGGATCAGTGTAATTACCTTTCACTCACTAGAGGACAGAATTTGTAAGGCAGCATTTAAGAAGGCTAGTGAAATACCTAATTTGCCTCCAGGTTTACCAATAATTCCAGATGAGTATAAACCAATCTTAAAGCTAGTCTCACGTAAACCAATTCTTCCATCGGAAGAAGAGTTAGAAGAAAATAATCGCGCCCGTTCTGCAAAGCTTAGAATCGCAGAAAAACTTTAA
- the ftsL gene encoding cell division protein FtsL gives MSNLARKYQQQQEQVEQNSKSIGEIKIKKSWLTPGEKIIGVAFAGLVCFGAVHLISTQANIYEVNKDLQNVEAKVKEQQKVNGDLQVQVSELSAYDRIYEKAKKMGLVLNENNVKVVQEK, from the coding sequence TTGAGTAATCTTGCCAGGAAGTATCAACAACAACAAGAACAAGTTGAACAAAATAGCAAAAGTATTGGTGAAATAAAAATAAAAAAATCCTGGCTCACTCCAGGGGAAAAAATCATTGGAGTTGCATTTGCTGGATTGGTTTGTTTCGGTGCCGTGCATCTAATTTCTACCCAGGCTAATATTTATGAAGTAAATAAAGATCTTCAGAATGTGGAAGCAAAAGTGAAGGAACAACAGAAGGTTAACGGCGACTTGCAGGTTCAAGTTAGTGAACTTAGTGCATATGACCGAATTTATGAAAAAGCAAAGAAAATGGGACTTGTGTTAAACGAAAATAACGTCAAGGTTGTGCAGGAAAAATGA